The Stenotrophomonas rhizophila genome has a window encoding:
- a CDS encoding TonB-dependent receptor domain-containing protein — protein sequence MRTLRAKRSHLALALCTLLAPTGAAEAAEPAEAAEEAAATGSPSQGSNARTLDKVSVLGSQIAGGGAQAALPVVAVDREQIDATLATNGNELFRSLPQFGDVAITEKGTTNAGRNSNVARGDVGSINLRNLGSKYTLLLVNGRRTVQHPISNSGDDTTYNANAIPVFGLERVNLLLDGAASIYGSDAVAGVVDLVMPSNLADGGGVRLNYGKVADGHREEVSLDGYFGSDFSEGRGNLSVLYGFSRRTSQLNSDAWFTATDGRRPLGDGTSVPDPNGTTGFSTRTPWGHFDTYTGSRRTGSWYVNPTTGALTSGTVPTRYHYDSAAEPGITTSPAIRKGNVFATGRFDVNDSLQLFGELGYYRATSESWVSSESGFGGDGFLLHIRPDAYWVPQALRGADAIRLLNYQFADSGIRRVKVDNDQSRVLLGVRGWTEGGWNWETALLYSRARSTDTQQGGLTDAFIEAVNRTDASAYNPFSGGDPASIRVGDATPYDTSSFIGEATREGTTELALWDFKVNRSDLLTWYAGDIGMAAGVEYRYESRRDDRDENIDGSNPYTDWYTGTVAASNIFTHSPRPDVRGSRNVKSALIEFAVPLVSPAQGIPLVQSLDLQLAGRWEDYSDAGKVGKPKLAAAWKVVDSLLLRGSVSGGFRAPGLELVNSPPTYGFGFNNDAVRCHALVTKGAQPDYTACLNAFSSGSSVKPSVSSVTSYGDDVKPETTRQSSWGVVFEPQFLPERLGAISLSVDAWRVKVENPISTMGEELLYDAYLRVVEGSSNPNVVRAAVTAEDIAQFEGSGLAPAGVVTHIYNRYQNRRPLTASGVDYNVGWRLPETSWGNFSLLISASQLKEYTQQKPAEIQQVAAAIASGQLDILVPDLGAANEVGINGAKPEWRASATLIWNLQDWTVRLRDDYIDSVTAGAYADRTPFVVGSTQRWALSVKKEFTRGRLSGTAVEVGARNLFDKEPPLSATGNYLSALHESYGRYLHLGISKNW from the coding sequence ATGCGGACGCTACGCGCTAAGCGCAGTCATCTGGCGCTTGCCCTCTGCACGCTGCTTGCGCCGACCGGGGCAGCGGAGGCCGCCGAGCCCGCAGAGGCGGCTGAAGAAGCAGCTGCGACGGGATCGCCGTCACAGGGTTCCAACGCGCGCACGCTGGACAAGGTCTCCGTACTCGGCTCGCAGATTGCCGGCGGCGGTGCGCAGGCGGCATTGCCGGTGGTCGCGGTGGATCGCGAGCAGATCGATGCCACCCTTGCCACCAACGGCAACGAGCTGTTCCGCAGCCTGCCGCAGTTTGGCGATGTAGCCATTACGGAGAAAGGCACCACCAACGCAGGCCGCAACTCCAACGTCGCACGCGGTGACGTGGGCTCCATCAACCTGCGCAACCTGGGCTCGAAGTACACGCTGCTGCTGGTCAATGGCCGCCGCACCGTGCAGCACCCGATCAGCAACAGCGGCGATGACACCACCTACAACGCCAACGCCATTCCGGTCTTCGGACTGGAACGGGTCAACCTGCTGCTGGACGGCGCGGCCTCCATCTACGGTTCCGATGCCGTGGCCGGCGTGGTCGACCTGGTGATGCCGAGCAACCTGGCAGATGGCGGCGGCGTTCGCCTGAACTACGGCAAGGTGGCCGATGGGCACCGCGAAGAGGTATCGCTGGACGGGTACTTCGGCAGCGATTTCAGCGAAGGGCGCGGCAACCTTTCGGTGCTCTATGGCTTCTCCAGGCGGACCTCGCAGCTCAATTCCGATGCCTGGTTCACCGCCACCGACGGCCGCCGCCCGCTGGGCGATGGCACCAGCGTGCCGGACCCGAACGGGACCACCGGCTTCAGCACCCGAACGCCGTGGGGGCATTTCGATACCTATACCGGCAGCCGGCGCACCGGCAGCTGGTACGTCAATCCCACCACCGGTGCGTTGACCTCCGGCACGGTGCCCACGCGCTATCACTACGATTCGGCGGCTGAGCCGGGCATCACCACGTCACCGGCCATCCGCAAGGGCAACGTGTTTGCCACCGGACGCTTCGACGTCAACGACAGCCTGCAGCTGTTCGGCGAGCTGGGTTACTACCGTGCCACTTCCGAATCGTGGGTGAGCAGCGAGTCGGGCTTTGGCGGTGATGGCTTCCTGCTGCATATCCGCCCGGATGCGTACTGGGTTCCGCAAGCGCTGCGTGGTGCCGATGCGATCCGGCTGCTCAACTACCAGTTCGCCGATTCGGGCATCCGCCGGGTGAAGGTGGACAACGACCAGTCGCGGGTCCTGCTGGGCGTGCGTGGCTGGACCGAGGGCGGCTGGAACTGGGAAACCGCGTTGCTGTACTCACGCGCGCGCAGTACCGATACGCAGCAGGGCGGGCTGACGGATGCCTTCATCGAAGCGGTGAACCGCACCGACGCCAGTGCCTACAACCCGTTCAGCGGCGGCGACCCCGCCAGCATCCGGGTGGGCGATGCCACGCCGTACGACACCTCGTCATTCATCGGCGAGGCGACCCGCGAAGGCACCACGGAACTGGCGCTGTGGGACTTCAAGGTGAACCGTTCCGACCTGCTGACCTGGTATGCGGGCGACATCGGCATGGCAGCGGGGGTGGAGTACCGGTATGAAAGCCGCCGGGATGACCGCGACGAGAACATCGATGGCAGCAACCCCTACACCGACTGGTATACCGGTACGGTCGCCGCCAGCAACATCTTCACCCACAGCCCGCGCCCGGATGTGCGCGGCAGCCGCAACGTCAAATCGGCGCTGATCGAATTCGCGGTGCCACTGGTGTCGCCGGCGCAGGGCATCCCGCTGGTACAGTCGCTCGACCTGCAGCTTGCCGGCCGTTGGGAGGATTACAGCGACGCCGGCAAGGTCGGCAAGCCTAAACTGGCAGCGGCCTGGAAGGTGGTGGACAGCCTGCTGCTGCGTGGCTCGGTCAGCGGCGGCTTCCGTGCACCGGGACTGGAGCTGGTGAACTCGCCGCCGACCTATGGCTTTGGCTTCAACAACGACGCGGTCCGCTGCCATGCGCTGGTCACCAAGGGCGCGCAGCCCGATTACACCGCCTGCTTGAATGCCTTCAGCAGCGGTTCGTCGGTGAAGCCGTCGGTGAGCTCCGTGACCTCGTACGGCGACGACGTCAAACCGGAGACCACCCGCCAATCCTCGTGGGGCGTGGTGTTCGAGCCGCAGTTCCTGCCCGAACGACTGGGCGCTATCAGCCTGAGCGTGGATGCCTGGCGGGTGAAGGTGGAGAACCCCATCAGCACCATGGGTGAGGAACTGCTGTACGACGCGTACCTGCGCGTGGTGGAAGGCAGCAGCAACCCGAACGTGGTGCGGGCGGCGGTGACGGCGGAGGATATCGCGCAGTTCGAAGGCTCCGGCCTGGCGCCGGCTGGCGTGGTGACGCACATCTACAACCGCTACCAGAATCGTCGGCCACTTACCGCGTCGGGCGTGGACTACAACGTCGGCTGGCGCCTGCCGGAAACGTCGTGGGGCAACTTCTCGCTGCTGATCAGTGCCAGCCAGCTCAAGGAGTACACCCAGCAGAAACCAGCCGAAATACAGCAGGTGGCTGCGGCCATCGCCAGCGGGCAGCTGGACATCCTCGTGCCCGACCTGGGCGCGGCCAACGAGGTGGGCATCAACGGCGCGAAGCCGGAATGGCGGGCCAGTGCCACCTTGATCTGGAACCTGCAGGACTGGACGGTGCGGCTGCGCGATGACTACATCGACAGCGTGACCGCCGGTGCTTACGCCGACCGCACGCCGTTCGTGGTCGGCTCCACGCAACGCTGGGCGCTGTCGGTAAAGAAGGAGTTCACCCGAGGGCGGTTGAGTGGCACCGCAGTGGAAGTAGGCGCGCGAAACCTGTTCGACAAAGAGCCGCCGCTGAGCGCCACCGGCAACTACCTGAGCGCGCTTCACGAATCCTACGGACGCTACCTCCACCTCGGTATTTCGAAGAACTGGTGA
- a CDS encoding OsmC family protein, with the protein MSIARCTTPFKVIGTTALSAMLLLAPLVSSAEDQASPLRTYLAAKREAIQAQSAKPGTPTAIHAKVTAESRSGVRRLRIGPTGEFQYISDSGRNYAGYNLGAGSWDSLVGTLASAVADEYIVQAAVQGVPLDGLDVVFTSIPERKSETLAYPNNLSYVAYIDSPATDAQLQALKRAVHENSSAIDLVTRPQQVSHADVEYIHSAAERDPKLPPGLRDFITEEKRPAVLARQVKPGAGKTKPAEPETLVARAHVDPRTGLRRVFLGKDGYHQQLHDSAPGLLGYGLAPTVEEHLLGVTGTCLTHIFEVQAASRNVLLDSLELTVDGQVSPRFGSNVRSPARYSDIRYKVRIESPASEQEIDALRQSVEATCPLYNLVKDEQKLEGSIVRGAYADATR; encoded by the coding sequence ATGTCCATCGCACGCTGCACGACGCCGTTCAAGGTAATCGGCACCACCGCATTGTCCGCCATGCTGCTGCTGGCCCCGCTGGTTTCCTCGGCCGAGGACCAGGCCTCGCCGCTGCGCACTTACCTGGCGGCCAAGCGCGAGGCGATCCAGGCCCAGTCGGCCAAACCCGGTACGCCCACCGCGATCCACGCCAAAGTCACCGCCGAAAGCCGCTCCGGCGTACGCCGCCTGCGCATCGGGCCGACCGGCGAATTCCAGTACATCAGTGACAGCGGCCGCAACTACGCGGGCTACAACCTTGGCGCCGGCTCCTGGGATTCGCTGGTAGGCACGCTGGCCAGCGCGGTGGCCGACGAGTACATCGTGCAGGCGGCCGTGCAGGGCGTGCCACTGGATGGCCTGGACGTGGTGTTCACCAGCATTCCCGAGCGCAAGAGCGAGACGCTGGCCTACCCCAACAACCTGTCCTATGTGGCCTACATCGATTCACCGGCCACCGACGCCCAGCTGCAGGCGCTCAAGCGCGCGGTGCATGAGAACTCTTCGGCCATCGACCTGGTTACCCGTCCGCAACAGGTCAGCCATGCCGACGTGGAATACATCCACAGTGCGGCCGAGCGCGATCCCAAGCTGCCGCCGGGCCTGCGCGACTTCATCACCGAGGAGAAGCGGCCGGCGGTGCTGGCGCGACAGGTGAAGCCGGGCGCCGGCAAGACCAAGCCGGCCGAGCCGGAAACCCTGGTCGCCCGCGCCCATGTCGATCCGCGTACCGGCCTGCGCCGGGTGTTCCTGGGCAAGGACGGTTACCACCAGCAGCTGCACGACAGCGCGCCGGGACTGCTCGGCTATGGCCTTGCCCCCACGGTGGAGGAGCACCTGCTCGGCGTGACAGGTACCTGCCTGACCCACATCTTCGAAGTACAGGCGGCCTCGCGCAACGTGCTGCTGGATTCGCTGGAGCTGACCGTGGATGGCCAGGTGAGCCCGCGCTTCGGCAGCAACGTGCGTTCGCCCGCGCGGTACAGCGACATCCGTTACAAGGTGCGGATTGAATCGCCGGCGTCGGAACAGGAGATCGATGCGCTGCGCCAGTCGGTCGAGGCAACGTGCCCGCTGTACAACCTGGTGAAGGACGAGCAGAAGCTGGAAGGCAGCATCGTGCGAGGCGCATATGCGGACGCTACGCGCTAA
- a CDS encoding barstar family protein — protein sequence MTNTDPLVLVLQGSAVSGIPSFYAEINRVFMAGEDWQLGHGLDALDDMLYGGYGVLAGHQGATLIWRDIEHSRNALGEETTRAWLQAKLDTQGSFNVRAIAAQLEALDAGEGKTYFQIVMEIFAAHPRIRLAGR from the coding sequence ATGACCAACACCGATCCACTGGTACTGGTGCTGCAAGGCAGCGCGGTAAGTGGCATCCCAAGCTTCTACGCCGAGATCAACCGGGTCTTCATGGCCGGCGAAGATTGGCAGCTCGGGCACGGCCTGGATGCACTGGATGACATGCTGTACGGCGGCTATGGGGTGCTGGCCGGGCACCAAGGCGCGACATTGATCTGGCGGGACATCGAACATTCCCGCAACGCGCTCGGCGAGGAAACTACCCGCGCATGGCTGCAGGCGAAGCTGGATACACAAGGCAGTTTCAACGTACGCGCGATCGCCGCTCAGCTCGAGGCCCTCGATGCCGGCGAAGGCAAGACCTACTTCCAGATCGTCATGGAGATCTTCGCGGCCCATCCTCGGATCCGCCTGGCGGGTCGCTGA
- the mutS gene encoding DNA mismatch repair protein MutS codes for MKQFFAAKSGYPDLLLFFRMGDFYELFYDDARKAARLLDITLTQRGSSGGAPIPMAGVPVHAYEGYLARLVALGESVAICEQIGDPALAKGLVERKVVRIVTPGTVTDEALLDERRDTLLMALSRGKNGYGLAWADLAGGRFLVNEVDSDDALEAELARLEPAELLVPDEENWPEFLKHRSGIRRRAPWLFDADSGRRQLLAFFKLHDLTGFGIDDKPRATAAAGALLGYVEETQKQRLPHLTSISTETASEAIAMNAATRRHLELDTRVDGDTRNTLLGVLDTTVTPMGGRLLRRWLHRPLRLREVLVQRHDAVATLIDRGADSDVREAFRALGDLERILTRVALRSARPRDFSTLRDGLGLLPEVRAVLAPLDSPRLVALREALGSHDECAHLLASAIATAPPMKLSDGGVIAEGYDAELDELRRLSTHADQFLIDLEQRERASSGIATLKVGYNRVHGYYIEISKGQSEKAPVHYTRRQTLTNAERYITEELKSFEDKVLSARERSLTREKLLYEQLLDTLAGELEPLKQCAAALSELDVLAGFAERAQALDWARPELETAPCLRIERGRHPVVEAVREQPFEPNDLDLHADRRMLVITGPNMGGKSTYMRQNALIVLLAHIGSFVPASRAVIGPIDRILTRIGAGDDLARGQSTFMVEMSETSYILHHATAQSLVLMDEIGRGTSTYDGLALADAVARHLAYENRCYTLFATHYFELTALADEQHQGGISGIANVHLDAVEHGEALVFMHAVKDGPANRSFGLQVAALAGLPRATVAQARRRLAELEQRGGETVAATMAPQALDAPQQFGLFTAPSSKAQEALAAIDPDELTPKQALEALYRLKALV; via the coding sequence ATGAAGCAGTTCTTTGCCGCCAAGTCCGGCTACCCGGACCTGCTGCTGTTCTTCCGCATGGGCGACTTCTACGAGCTGTTCTACGACGACGCCCGCAAGGCGGCGCGGCTGCTGGACATCACCCTGACCCAGCGCGGCAGCTCCGGCGGCGCGCCGATCCCGATGGCCGGGGTGCCCGTGCATGCCTACGAGGGCTACCTGGCGCGGCTGGTGGCACTGGGCGAATCGGTGGCCATCTGCGAGCAGATCGGCGACCCGGCGCTGGCCAAGGGCCTGGTCGAGCGCAAGGTGGTGAGGATCGTCACCCCGGGTACCGTCACCGACGAGGCGCTGCTGGATGAGCGCCGCGATACCCTGCTGATGGCGCTCTCGCGTGGCAAGAACGGCTACGGCCTGGCGTGGGCCGACCTGGCCGGTGGCCGCTTCCTGGTCAACGAGGTCGATTCCGACGACGCGCTGGAGGCCGAACTGGCCCGCCTGGAGCCCGCCGAACTGCTGGTGCCCGATGAAGAGAACTGGCCGGAATTCCTCAAGCATCGCAGCGGCATCCGCCGCCGCGCGCCGTGGCTGTTCGACGCCGACAGCGGCCGCCGCCAGCTGCTGGCCTTCTTCAAGCTGCATGACCTGACCGGCTTCGGCATCGACGACAAGCCGCGCGCTACCGCCGCTGCCGGCGCCCTGCTCGGCTATGTCGAAGAAACCCAGAAACAGCGCCTGCCGCACCTGACCTCTATTTCCACCGAAACGGCGAGCGAGGCGATCGCGATGAACGCGGCCACCCGCCGCCATCTCGAGCTGGATACGCGCGTGGACGGCGATACCCGCAACACGCTGCTGGGTGTGCTGGATACCACCGTCACTCCCATGGGCGGGCGCCTGCTGCGCCGCTGGCTGCACCGTCCGTTGCGCCTGCGCGAGGTGCTGGTGCAGCGCCACGATGCGGTGGCCACGCTGATCGACCGCGGTGCCGACAGTGACGTGCGCGAGGCGTTCCGTGCGCTGGGTGACCTCGAGCGCATCCTTACCCGCGTGGCGCTGCGTTCAGCGCGCCCGCGCGATTTCTCCACGCTGCGCGATGGCCTGGGCCTGCTGCCAGAGGTGCGCGCGGTGCTGGCACCGCTGGATTCGCCGCGCCTGGTCGCCCTGCGCGAAGCGTTGGGCTCGCATGACGAGTGCGCGCACCTGCTGGCCTCGGCCATCGCCACTGCCCCGCCGATGAAGCTCAGCGACGGTGGCGTGATCGCGGAAGGCTATGACGCCGAACTCGACGAACTGCGCCGCCTGTCCACCCATGCCGACCAGTTCCTGATCGACCTGGAACAGCGCGAGCGCGCCAGCAGCGGCATCGCCACGCTGAAGGTCGGCTACAACCGCGTGCACGGCTACTACATCGAAATCAGCAAGGGCCAGAGCGAAAAGGCGCCGGTGCATTACACCCGCCGCCAGACCCTGACCAATGCCGAGCGTTACATCACCGAAGAACTGAAGTCGTTCGAAGACAAGGTGCTGTCAGCGCGCGAACGTTCGCTGACGCGCGAAAAGCTGCTGTACGAACAGCTGCTCGATACGCTGGCGGGAGAACTGGAACCGCTCAAGCAGTGCGCCGCCGCGCTCAGCGAACTGGACGTGCTGGCCGGCTTCGCCGAACGCGCGCAGGCGCTGGACTGGGCGCGCCCCGAGCTGGAAACCGCCCCCTGCCTGCGCATCGAGCGTGGCCGCCACCCGGTGGTGGAAGCGGTGCGCGAGCAGCCGTTCGAACCCAACGACCTGGACCTGCACGCCGACCGCCGCATGCTGGTCATCACCGGCCCGAACATGGGCGGTAAATCCACCTACATGCGCCAGAACGCGCTGATCGTGCTGCTGGCCCACATCGGCAGCTTCGTGCCGGCCAGCCGCGCGGTGATCGGCCCGATCGACCGCATCCTGACCCGCATCGGCGCCGGCGATGACCTGGCACGTGGCCAATCGACCTTCATGGTCGAGATGAGCGAAACCAGCTACATCCTGCACCACGCCACCGCGCAGTCGCTGGTGTTGATGGATGAGATCGGGCGCGGTACCTCCACGTATGACGGCCTGGCGCTGGCCGACGCAGTGGCCCGCCACCTCGCGTACGAGAACCGCTGCTACACGCTGTTTGCCACCCACTATTTCGAGCTCACCGCGCTGGCCGATGAGCAGCACCAAGGCGGCATCAGTGGCATTGCCAATGTGCACCTGGATGCGGTGGAGCACGGCGAGGCGCTGGTGTTCATGCACGCGGTGAAGGACGGCCCGGCCAACCGCAGCTTCGGCCTGCAGGTGGCCGCACTGGCCGGCCTGCCCCGCGCCACCGTAGCCCAGGCCCGGCGCCGGCTGGCCGAGCTGGAGCAGCGTGGCGGCGAGACCGTGGCCGCCACCATGGCCCCGCAGGCGCTGGATGCACCGCAGCAGTTCGGGCTGTTCACTGCGCCGTCCAGCAAGGCGCAGGAGGCGTTGGCCGCGATTGATCCGGATGAGCTGACCCCGAAGCAGGCGCTGGAAGCGCTGTACCGGTTGAAGGCGCTGGTGTGA